A window from Purpureocillium takamizusanense chromosome 3, complete sequence encodes these proteins:
- a CDS encoding uncharacterized protein (COG:S~EggNog:ENOG503NV8T), protein MDANIQRALNDKLYDKRKVGALELERVIRDLVATKDFQRVYDILEQLCNDYAYAVHQPHARNGGLIGLAAAAIALGPELPRYLARIVPPVLACFTDQDARVRYYACEAMYNIAKVAKGEILVYFNNIFDQLCRLGADSELSVKNGAELLDRLIKDIVSESAASYVSVLEAPPDLGDDDKAGPDDPRTQLPTAFSLSRFIPLLKERIWVVNPFTRQFLVGWITLLDSIPDLELVTYLPDFLGGLLKFLGDQNSDVRTATQACLDKFLNEIQRIARVKKGIADSRKSREGGKRKRQDSIDTDSFHPDLEEGDEVDSDPVDDNDDESAVEDWIPGQDVEINYKEVLEILTSTLDSPLEEDCLLESLRWIVEFLDIYPEEVLPFTPKILAHMLPAMASSKDTIHQAATRVNNRLMEYVVSLSDESGIGAYNGAAPHFQSASRLALPTDRLDDSHSNRVSLASSRDQDVQSPTPGQGRSLSSPAGGFVSYSQSDLDYAAAVNSLTLLFLNDHEATRVAALTWLIMLHRKAPRKVLAFNDGTFPALLKTLSDPSDAVVKKDLQLLSQISRNSEDDYFANFMVNLLQLFSTDRKLLETRGNLIIRQLCTSLSPERIYRTLADCIEKEEDVEFASIMVQNLNNNLITAPQLGEVRKRLRNLETKDGQTLFVALFRSWCYNAVATFSLCLLAQAYEQAYHLLQIL, encoded by the exons ATGGACGCCAACATCCAGCGAGCCCTAAATGACAAGCTGTACGACAAGCGCAAGGTTGGCGCGCTCGA GCTCGAGAGGGTTATCCGAGATCTCGTCGCGACCAAGGACTTCCAACGCGTATACGACATTCTCGAGCAGCTTTGCAATGACTACGCTTATGCAGTCCATCAACCGCATGCCCGCAACGGCGGTTTGATCGgccttgctgccgccgccatcgcccttgGACCC GAGCTGCCGCGCTATCTAGCCAGGATCGTGCCTCCGGTCTTGGCCTGCTTCACGGACCAAGATGCCCGGGTTCGCTACTACGCCTGCGAGGCCATGTACAACATCGCCAAGGTCGCCAAGGGGGAGATCCTCGTATATTTTAATAACATATTCGATCAGCTCTGCCGC CTTGGTGCCGATTCGGAGCTCTCGGTGAAAAACGGGGCTGAACTTCTAGATCGTCTCATCAAAGACATAGTTTCCGAGTCGGCTGCGTCGTACGTCTCGGTGTTAGAAGCACCACCGGATCTCGGTGATGACGACAAGGCAGGCCCAGACGATCCGCGCACGCAACTACCAACTGCCTTCTCACTGTCCCGGTTCATTCCACTTCTGAAGGAGCGTATTTGGGTCGTCAATCCCTTCACACGCCAGTTCCTCGTTGGCTGGATAACTTTACTGGATTCTATTCCCGACTTGGAGTTGGTTACTTATCTACCCGACTTCCTCGGCGGGCTTTTGAAGTTCCTTGGCGATCAGAACTCGGACGTCCGGACTGCAACGCAGGCGTGCCTTGACAAGTTCCTCAATGAAATCCAGCGCATTGCTCGTGTCAAGAAAGGGATCGCCGACAGTCGGAAATCCAGGGAAGGCGGCAAGAGAAAACGACAAGATTCGATTGATACGGACAGCTTCCACCCTGACCtggaagaaggcgacgaggtcgattCAGATCCCGTCGATGATAACGATGACGAGAGCGCGGTCGAGGATTGGATACCCGGACAGGATGTGGAGATCAATTACAAGGAGGTTCTAGAGATATTGACGTCAACGCTGGACTCACCACTAG AAGAGGATTGTCTCCTAGAATCACTACGTTGGATTGTTGAGTTTTTAGACATTTATCCTGAGGAGGTCCTTCCCTTCACACCCAAGATACTGGCACATATGCtcccggccatggccagcagcaaggaCACTATACACCAGGCCGCGACCCGCGTTAATAACCGCCTCATGGAATACGTCGTTTCATTGTCTGACGAGTCGGGAATTGGGGCCTATAACGGAGCCGCACCGCACTTTCAATCGGCATCAAGACTTGCCCTGCCTACCGACAGACTGGACGACTCTCACAGTAATCGAGTTTCCCTGGCAAGTTCACGCGATCAGGACGTCCAAAGCCCCACACCTGGTCAGGGCAGATCACTTtcgtcgcccgcgggcggcttcgTTTCGTACTCGCAGAGTGACCTGGACTATGCTGCGGCTGTGAACTCACTAACACTGCTGTTTCTGAACGACCATGAGGCAACCCGTGTGGCGGCATTAACCTGGCTTATTATGCTTCACAGAAAGGCCCCACGCAAGGTGCTTGCCTTTAACGATGGAACCTTTCCCGCGCTCCTCAAAACCCTATCCGACCCATCTGACGCTGTCGTCAAGAAGGATCTCCAGTTACTCTCACAAATTTCACGGAATAGCGAAGATGACTACTTTGCTAACTTCATGGTGAATTTGTTGCAACTATTCTCGACGGACCGGAAGCTGTTAGAAACTAGGGGCAACCTAATCATCCGCCAACTGTGCACGAGCCTCAGCCCCGAGCGGATATACCGCACACTCGCGGACTGCATAGAAAAAGAGGAAGATGTCGAATTTGCCAGTATCATGGTTCAGAATCTTAACAACAACCTTATCACAGCACCACAGCTTGGTGAGGTACGGAAGAGACTGCGCAATCTCGAAACTAAGGATGGGCAGACGCTATTTGTCGCGTTGTTCAGATCTTGGTGCTACAATGCCGTCGCCACGTTCTCCTTGTGCTTGCTCGCCCAAGCATACGAGCAAGCATATCATCTCCTCCAGATCTTGTGA
- a CDS encoding Sphingolipid 8-(E)-desaturase (TransMembrane:5 (o252-273i285-307o369-389i401-421o433-452i)~EggNog:ENOG503NUM0~COG:I), with product MALPHQTSGPRDYPTMRRDEVEALIAAGRKIVVFDGHILKVDAWLPYHPGGDKAILHMVGRDATAEIEALHSDDAKERMTRYRIGRVEGTWKNFLAPIQGGVFRAQPSAHAVNVDITDECEDQALNSCKEHESSTQGSRSPSPVFDVDSQSLRHRATSRSRRPSSASSHSEAESEMDGMSYLDSITREHITLDLDKYPAPEPQTQARILAKYRELHQKIVDVGLYKCDNMAYAFDCCRYVGFFLTMLVCLRYGQYALGGLFLGLTWWQLVFAAHDAGHMAITHKYHTDSLIAIFIADFIGGLSMGWWKRNHNVHHIMTNAPEHDPDIEHMPLFAVSHRLLGNLRSTYYDRVMKYDAVAKVLLRFQSWTYYPLLALGRFNLYALSWDYLLANRGPKKGPGAWHRWVELVGQVFFWTWFGYGILYKCIPDNWSRFVFVMVSHIASSPLHIQIVLSHFAMSTADLGPDESFAQRMLRTTMDVDCPEWVDFVHGGLQFQAIHHLFPRMPRHNLRKAQKLVQEFCNDMGIPYALYGFADGNKQVIGRLSEVSRQAAILAKCQRAVAQSGDLSGHHHAHHH from the exons ATGGCGCTCCCACACCAAACGAGCGGTCCTCGGGACTATCCGACCAtgcggcgcgacgaggtcgaggctcTGATTGCAGCCGGCCGCAAGATAGTCGTCTTCGATGGCCATATACTCAAAGTGGACGCGTGGCTTCCGTACCATCCTGGTGGCGACAAGGCAATCCTACATATGGTGGGGAGGGATGCCACGGCTGAAATTGAAGC TCTTCACTCTGATGATGCCAAGGAGCGCATGACCCGGTACCGCATTGGGCGGGTTGAAGGGACTTGGAAGAACTTCCTGGCCCCGATACAGGGAGGTGTCTTCCGAGCTCAGCCCTCAGCGCACGCTGTCAACGTCGATATAACCGATGAGTGTGAGGACCAAGCCCTGAATAGTTGCAAGGAGCACGAATCAAGCACTCAGGGCTCCCGATCCCCTTCCCCAGTCTTCGATGTCGATAGCCAATCACTTCGGCATCGCGCAACAAGTCGCTCCCGTCGACCCTCTTCCGCTTCATCTCATtccgaggccgagagcgAAATGGACGGCATGTCGTACCTGGACTCAATTACCCGAGAACATATCACtctcgacctcgacaagtACCCTGCTCCGGAGCCCCAAACGCAGGCCAGAATTTTGGCCAAGTACAGAGAGCTACACCAGAAAATCGTTGATGTTGGGCTATACAAGTGCGACAATATGGCGTATGCTTTTGATTGTTGCCGCTATGTCGGATTCTTCTTGACCATGCTCGTCTGCCTGCGATATGGTCAGTACGCCCTTGGCGGATTGTTCCTTGGCTTAACGTGGTGGCAGCTTGTCTTTGCTGCACACGACGCTGGTCACATGGCCATCACGCACAAGTATCACACCGACAgcctcatcgccatcttcatAGCAGACTTCATTGGCGGTTTGTCGATGGGCTGGTGGAAAAGAAATCACAATGTCCATCACATCATGACCAACGCACCTGAGCACGACCCCGACATCGAGCACATGCCCCTCTTTGCGGTGTCGCACCGTCTTCTGGGCAACCTGCGATCGACATATTACGATAGGGTCATGAAGTACGATGCCGTGGCCAAGGTCCTCTTGCGCTTTCAGTCTTGGACATATTACCCGCTTTTGGCGCTGGGGAGGTTCAATCTTTACGCCCTCTCGTGGGATTACTTGCTCGCCAACAGAGGCCCCAAGAAAGGGCCAGGCGCGTGGCACCGTTGGGTCGAGCTGGTCGGGCAGGTTTTCTTCTGGACATGGTTCGGCTATGGCATATTGTACAAGTGCATCCCGGACAACTGGTCTcgcttcgtcttcgtcatggTCAGCCACATCGCGTCCTCGCCTCTGCATATTCAGATTGTCCTTTCTCACTTTGCCATGAGCACTGCAGACCTCGGCCCGGACGAGTCGTTTGCTCAGAGGATGCTGCGAACGACGATGGACGTGGACTGTCCGGAGTGGGTTGACTTTGTCCACGGCGGGTTGCAGTTCCAGGCGATTCACCATCTGTTCCCCCGGATGCCACGCCACAATCTCCGAAAGGCCCAGAAGCTGGTACAAGAATTTTGCAATGATATGGGCATCCCCTACGCCCTATACGGCTTCGCAGACGGAAACAAGCAGGTCATCGGCCGTCTTTCGGAAGTATCGCGGCAAGCGGCCATCCTAGCCAAGTGTCAGCGAGCCGTCGCGCAAAGCGGTGACCTCTcaggccaccaccacgcccatCACCATTAG
- the LPD1 gene encoding Dihydrolipoyl dehydrogenase (EggNog:ENOG503NXXS~COG:C): MLASRSIARNAVRPTTWKTSSMPSAVASSTLLRWTRGFASASEEKDLVIIGGGVAGYVAAIKAGQEGMKVACIEKRGTLGGTCLNVGCIPSKSLLNNSHLYHQILHDTKNRGIEVGDVKLNLANFMKAKEASVTGLTKGVEFLLKKNGVEYIKGEGSFVNENDIKVTLNDGGETTVRGKNILIATGSEATPFPGLEIDEKRVITSTGAIALEKIPETMVVIGGGIIGLEMASVWSRLGTKVTVVEFLGQIGGPGMDTEIAKSTQKLLKKQGLDFKLNTKVISGDKTGDKVKLEVDAAKGGKPETLDADVVLVAIGRRPYTGGLGLENIGMELDERGRVIIDSEYRTKIPHIRCVGDATFGPMLAHKAEEEAVAVVEYIKKGFGHVNYGCIPSVMYTYPEVAWVGQSEQDLRNQKIPYRVGTFPFSANSRAKTNLDTDGFVKMLADPETDRLLGVHIIGPNAGEMIAEGTLALEYGASTEDIARTCHAHPTLAEAFKEAAMATNAKAIHF; encoded by the exons ATGCTCGCCAGCCGTTCAATAGCCCGCAATGCGGtgcggccgacgacatggaaaACTTCGTC CATGCCCTCTGCTGTGGCCTCGTCAACTCTCTTGCGCTGGACTCGCGGCTTTGCCTCTGCGTCAG AGGAGAAGGATCTGGTCATcatcggaggcggcgtcgctggttACGTCGCCGCTATTAAGGCTGGCCAGGAGGGCATGAAG GTGGCTTGTATCGAGAAGCGCGGCACGCTCGGCGGCACTTGCCTGAATGTTGGCTGTATCCCCTCGAAGTCTCTCCTCAACAACTCCCACTTGTACCATCAAATCCTTCACGACACCAAGAATCGTGGAATCGAGGTCGGAGACGTTAAGCTGAATCTCGCCAACTTCATGAAGGCCAAAGAGGCTTCCGTCACGGGCCTCACGAAGGGTGTTGAGTTTCTCCTCAAGAAGAACGGTGTCGAGTACATCAAAGGCGAGGGCTCCTTTGTCAACGAGAACGACATCAAAGTGACACTCAATGACGGAGGCGAGACGACGGTTCGTGGCAAGAATATTCTGATTGCAACTGGTTCCGAGGCCACCCCCTTTCCTGGCCTGGAGATTGATGAGAAGCGGGTCATTACTAGCACCGGCGCTATTGCGCTGGAAAAGATCCCGGAGACCatggtcgtcatcggcggtGGCATTATCGGTCTCGAGATGGCCTCAGTTTGGTCGCGCCTGGGAACCAAGGTGACGGTTGTCGAGTTCCTCGGCCAGATTGGAGGTCCTGGCATGGACACAGAGATCGCCAAGTCCACCCAGAAGCTCTTGAAGAAGCAGGGCTTGGACTTTAAGCTCAACACCAAGGTCATCAGCGGAGATAAGACTGGCGACAAGGTCAAACTTGAGGTAGACGCTGCCAAGGGCGGTAAGCCTGAAACG ctcgacgccgatgtCGTCCTTGTTGCCATCGGGCGACGCCCCTACACCGgaggccttggcctcgagaaCATCGGCATGGAGCTGGATGAGCGTGGCCGCGTCATCATCGACTCCGAATACCGCACCAAGATCCCTCACATCCgctgcgtcggcgatgccacTTTTGGCCCCATGCTTGCCCACAAGGCTGAAGAGGAGGCTGTGGCAGTGGTCGAGTACATCAAGAAGGGCTTCGGCCATGTCAACTATGGCTGCATTCCTTCTGTCATGTACACTTACCCCGAGGTGGCGTGGGTCGGTCAGAGCGAGCAGGACCTCAGGAACCAGAAGATCCCTTACAGAGTGGGAACGTTCCCGTTCAGCGCCAACTCGCGCGCCAAGACTAACCTGGACACGGACGGCTTCGTCAAGATGCTGGCGGATCCCGAGACGGATCGACTGCTTGGTGTACACATCATCGGACCCAACGCTGGTGAGATGATTGCTGAGGGTACGCTGGCTCTCGAGTACGGCGCTTCCACGGAAGATATCGCGCGGACGTGCCACGCTCACCCGACTTTGGCTGAGGCGTTTAAggaggcggccatggcgaccaATGCCAAGGCCATCCACTTCTAG